From a single Miscanthus floridulus cultivar M001 chromosome 8, ASM1932011v1, whole genome shotgun sequence genomic region:
- the LOC136469446 gene encoding uncharacterized protein, whose protein sequence is MKGRSPVFTHASDPLEADDWSRAVEKQLNIAQCNDLEKVLYASGQLQGAAQDWWDSFQYGCPNNAPAITSQEFKDNFRAYHIPDGLVELKQEEFRSLKQGSMTVAEYRDKFAQLSRYAPNDVADDKEKQRHFLKGLYDGL, encoded by the coding sequence atgaagggtcgctcaccggtgttcacccatgcctcagaccccttggaagcagatgattggtcGCGTGCCgtggagaagcaacttaacatagcacaatgcaatgatcttgagaaggtgttgtatgcttctggtcaactccagggagcagctcaggattggtgggattctttccagtatggatgCCCCAACaacgctcctgctatcacctcacaggaattcaaggacaacttTCGGGcatatcatatccccgatggactggtggaattgaagcaagaggaattcagatcccttaagcaaggatccatgactgtggcggagtatcgtgacaagtttgctcaactgtcacgctatgctccaaatgatgtagctgatgaTAAGGAGAAGCAGCGCCACTTCCttaagggactttatgatggctTGTAG
- the LOC136472693 gene encoding uncharacterized protein — MSVEILDGSTVRSFVEDEGAFNSSVDGRFAALDADHDGLLTYAEMAGELMSLRVLEKHFGVDDAVVAPDELAGLYRSLFARFDRDGSGRVDRQEFRAEMKEVMLAVANGLGFLPVQMVVEEGSFLKVAVDRELGQLAKAA, encoded by the coding sequence ATGAGCGTGGAGATCCTAGACGGGAGCACGGTGCGGAGCTTCGTGGAGGACGAGGGCGCCTTCAACTCCTCGGTGGACGGCCGGTTCGCGGCGCTGGACGCCGACCACGACGGCCTGCTCACCTACGCCGAGATGGCCGGGGAGCTCATGAGCCTGCGCGTGCTGGAGAAGCACTTCGGCGTGGACGACGCCGTGGTGGCGCCCGACGAGCTCGCAGGGCTGTACCGCAGCCTCTTCGCGCGGTTCGACAGGGACGGCAGCGGCAGGGTTGACAGGCAGGAGTTCCGCGCCGAGATGAAAGAGGTGATGCTCGCCGTGGCCAACGGGCTGGGCTTCCTCCCCGTGCAGATGGTCGTCGAGGAAGGCAGCTTCCTCAAGGTCGCCGTCGACAGGGAGCTCGGACAGCTCGCCAAAGCTGCATGA